The DNA sequence TTGGCTATTTTAATAGATATTTTCTAAATCTGCAAAAAATAAATTAATTGCTTTTTCTATTTTACCTTTTTCTTCGATTAATATTTTTTTATTTTTTTCTCTAAATTCTTTATTTGAATAAAAAATAGGATAAGATATACTTATTGCAGCAATTATTTTCTGATTATGTTCTATATTTATAGCCATACATTCAATTTGAGAATTCATTTCTCCGCTTTCTAAAGCTATTTTTTCTTTTTTAATTTCTTTTATTTGTTCGTATAATTCATCTATATTTTTTAAGGTATTTTGAGTTATTTTTTCAAAGTTTTTAGGATAAAGCATTATTAATTCATTTTTTGTTTTATTTGATAATAAAGCTTTGCCTAAAGAAGTTGCATAGGCTGGATATGAAGTACCTATAAAAGATTTTAGTT is a window from the Campylobacter sp. RM10537 genome containing:
- a CDS encoding IclR family transcriptional regulator produces the protein MHQPTLRVIKTLELIANSKEQLTLSLIAKKINIPVGTLSPILQTLQKQKYIKCNPINKSYSLDFKILELSYNMKYKNSIFELIKKHMKNIRDLTNLTCQMGILKENNVLYLEKLDANDHIQLKSFIGTSYPAYATSLGKALLSNKTKNELIMLYPKNFEKITQNTLKNIDELYEQIKEIKKEKIALESGEMNSQIECMAINIEHNQKIIAAISISYPIFYSNKEFREKNKKILIEEKGKIEKAINLFFADLENIY